TCTTTTTTTGCCTCCTTCAACCTGATACACTCTTTGGATTGCGAATATTTCAATTCCGCTTGGGAATTTCCATCTTGTCTTGATCTCCCGTCTTCGGAATGCAGAAACGGTCGGTACATCGCCGAATTTTTTAATTATTCAATTGGGGGAAATATGAAGCAGCTTACTTTTTTATCGACCGCTCTCTTTGCAGGAATCTTGGGCCTTTCCAACATCGTCAGTGCCGCTGAAATCGTGTCAGCTGAACTCGATGGCGCCGAAAAAAATATTTTGATTGGCGTTCGCCACGGCGGCGGCTGTGGTGATCACGAATATTCGTTAAAATTAAAAGGTTGCGCGGAATCGATGCCGGTTCAATGCCAAGCCGAGCTTGTGCACAAGACCAACGACTTTTGCGAAGCACTTTTGCATCGCACAGCGGTCATCAACCTCGAAGCCACAGGAATCAAGGGCGAGTATTATTCTGGAGGGTCGCTGACGATCAAAGGCGCCAACGGTTCTACGGCGACAATCACGTTGCCAGAGTTTGCTACAGCAGTGCCGCCTGTCGTTTCGTCTCGCGCAGTGCCGCAAGTCAAATGCACCACTCACGCTGGTTCAGAACTTCAAGTGTTCGAGACTGAAAAAGTCCTTTCGCTAGTCACAAAGACCGGCGAAAAAAACCAATATGGGATTGTCGACATCGATGTCCGAATTCTCGAATCAATTCCAGAAGTTTTTCAGACGCGCTACAAGCTTGATGACGGCCGAACTGTTGTTATCGAATTTCGCGGCAAAAGCCAGGTAGGAACGGGATATTTTATCCGTGTTTCTGGCGACACTTCGCCAAATTTCCCATCTTGCGAACGCCTGTAAGCGATTTGACGCCAGTTTAAGGCCCGCTGAAGAACTTGAACTGGCGGCTTCTCCCGGTTAGGATGGCGGCGGTGAAACTAGAAGTTCTTCGTTATCCAGATCCGCGTCTTCGAAAAAAAGGTTTGTCCGTGACGGAAGTTACGGACGAACACCGTGCACTCGTTAAGAACATGATCGAAACGATGTACGAAGAAAATGGCATCGGCTTAGCGGCCCCGCAGGTCGGCGAAAGTATCAGGCTTCTGGTCATCGACACGCGCCCTACGGATGAAGATGGAAATCCGACAGCAGAGGGTCTAACTGAGCTTGAGATGTCTGTGAAGCAGCCGCTCGCAATTTTTAATCCCGAAATTCAAGTGCAAAAAGATCTTACGACTTACGAAGAAGGTTGCCTCTCGGTCCCTGGATTCTTCGACACGGTCGAGCGTGCACTTTACGTTGAAGTTAAAGGTCTGGACGAAAACGGAAAAGAGCTTCTGATTAAGACCGATGGTCTTTTGGCGATTTGCCTACAGCACGAAATGGATCATCTTGAAGGAAAGCTCTTCATCGATCGATTGAGTTTCATCAAATCGAACAAGATCAAAAATAAAATCAAAAAATCAGGTTATCCAACGCCAGAAGAAGTCGTTGAAGAGCGAAAGAAAGTTCGCGAGCTTCGCGCGGAACGTCGTGCAGCCGGTGAGAATACGAAAAAGAAATGAGCAAAGTTCGCATTCTCTTTATGGGGACGCCTGATTTTGCTCGGACCGCACTTCAGTCGATGCTGGAAGATGAACATTTTGAAATAGCGGCAGTTGTTACTCAACCGGATCGTCCGGCAGGAAGAAAAATGCAGCTCACGCCTTCGCCAGTAAAAAAACTCGCACTTGAAAAAGGTCTGACGGTGTTAACTCCGGAAACGGTGAACACCGAATTTTTTCGTGACCAAGTTCAGGGCCTTGCCGTTGAGAGTGCGGTGGTTGTGGCATTTGGTCAGCTATTGGGCGACGCGTTCCTTGCTCTGTTTCCGAAGGGTGCGGTTAACGTTCATGGCTCGCTTCTTCCTAAGTGGCGTGGTGCTGCGCCGATTCAACGATCCATCATGGCGGGCGACACGGAAACAGGCGTCGCACTGCAGATTGTGGTGAAGAAGCTCGATGCTGGACCGGTGTTAGGTGTTCGAAGAATTCCCTTGAATGAAAATGAGACGGCGACTGAAGTATACCCGCGGTTGGCGCAGCTTGGCTGCGAGCTTTTGAGCACCGAATACATGGACTACCTTCGGGGAAATCTGACACCCGTCGCACAAGATGAATCTCGAGTCAGTCATGCCGCCAAGATTAAGAAGTCAGAAGCAGCCATTGATTGGAATTGTCCCGCTCATCAAATCGTTAATCTTGTGCGTGGATTGGCGTTGGGACCTGTGCCCCACGCGAGACGAGCCGATGGCGCCTCGTTCAAAGTCCATCGTGCAGTCTGCGCTACGGTTGGGGCTGGGCAGGCTGCGCGAGGCGCACATAAGCCCCCGGGTACGGTGCTAGGCGTTTCTGAGTCTAGCATAGATGTCTTAGCTGGTGATGGCGCGGTGGTTAGGCTTATGGAAGTCCAACCTGAATCGCGTGCACGTCTTACACTTAAAGATTATTTGCATGGGTATGCGGTTTCGATCGGCGAAGTGTTTCTGGCTGGTTCTATAGCTGGGCAAAAAGGTGAGGTTTCATGAGTCCGTGGTCATTGAATTCAAAGCTCGGTGGACCACTGCTTGCGCCATCGATACTAAGTGCTGATTTCGCCAGGCTAGCCGAGGAAGTTTCGTCGGTCGAAATGATGGGAGCAGATTGGATTCACGTCGACGTGATGGACAATCATTTTGTGCCCAATTTGACGATTGGCGCGCCCGTCGTAAAGAGCCTTCGAAAGGCAACAAAGATGCCTTTGGATTGTCATCTGATGGTGGAAAACCCAGAAAAGCTGATTCCGGATTTTCTAAAAGCAGGCGCAGATGGAATTACGATTCATGTTGAAAGCACGAAGGATGTGAAGGCGGCGGTTGCCATGATTCGCGCTGGCAACGCCCGAGTCGGAATCACTCTTCGCCCACGGACTCCACTAGCCGAGGTCATCCCGTATTTGTCGATCGTGGATCTGGTTCTCGTCATGACTGTCGAGCCAGGTTTTGGCGGTCAGAGCTTCATGCAAGACCAAGTGGCGAAAGTAACAGAGCTGAGAAAGTTGATTCACGAGCAAAATCTGAAAGTCGTTATTCAGGTCGACGGCGGAGTGAATTCCAAAACGGCTAAAGAGCTGAAAGATGCCGATTGCCTTGTTGCCGGGAGCGCTATTTTCGGTGCAAGCAACCGCGGCGAAGCAATGAAGTCGCTGGCTCTTTCCCGTCTTTAAATCTGGCCTTGAGCTTTCGCTGTAAGGTCGCTATGACGGCGTGATATGAAACAAAGCAATGGCCAGATCAATAAAGAGTTCGTTGAACTGACGGGTGAAGACGTCGATCTTAAAACGATTTGGCGAGTTGCAAACTCGTGGAACAGCCCTGTGTCTGCAGTTCAAGTAGGACTATCTGAGGGTGCTAAGAACGCCATGACGATTTCTAGAAACTACATCGAATCGCGCATGGCAACTGGTGAGGCGATTTACGGTGTGAATACTGGGTTCGGTGCATTTTCATCGGTTCGG
The window above is part of the Deltaproteobacteria bacterium genome. Proteins encoded here:
- the def gene encoding peptide deformylase; the protein is MAAVKLEVLRYPDPRLRKKGLSVTEVTDEHRALVKNMIETMYEENGIGLAAPQVGESIRLLVIDTRPTDEDGNPTAEGLTELEMSVKQPLAIFNPEIQVQKDLTTYEEGCLSVPGFFDTVERALYVEVKGLDENGKELLIKTDGLLAICLQHEMDHLEGKLFIDRLSFIKSNKIKNKIKKSGYPTPEEVVEERKKVRELRAERRAAGENTKKK
- a CDS encoding methionyl-tRNA formyltransferase is translated as MSKVRILFMGTPDFARTALQSMLEDEHFEIAAVVTQPDRPAGRKMQLTPSPVKKLALEKGLTVLTPETVNTEFFRDQVQGLAVESAVVVAFGQLLGDAFLALFPKGAVNVHGSLLPKWRGAAPIQRSIMAGDTETGVALQIVVKKLDAGPVLGVRRIPLNENETATEVYPRLAQLGCELLSTEYMDYLRGNLTPVAQDESRVSHAAKIKKSEAAIDWNCPAHQIVNLVRGLALGPVPHARRADGASFKVHRAVCATVGAGQAARGAHKPPGTVLGVSESSIDVLAGDGAVVRLMEVQPESRARLTLKDYLHGYAVSIGEVFLAGSIAGQKGEVS
- the rpe gene encoding ribulose-phosphate 3-epimerase, with translation MSPWSLNSKLGGPLLAPSILSADFARLAEEVSSVEMMGADWIHVDVMDNHFVPNLTIGAPVVKSLRKATKMPLDCHLMVENPEKLIPDFLKAGADGITIHVESTKDVKAAVAMIRAGNARVGITLRPRTPLAEVIPYLSIVDLVLVMTVEPGFGGQSFMQDQVAKVTELRKLIHEQNLKVVIQVDGGVNSKTAKELKDADCLVAGSAIFGASNRGEAMKSLALSRL